A single genomic interval of Astyanax mexicanus isolate ESR-SI-001 chromosome 4, AstMex3_surface, whole genome shotgun sequence harbors:
- the pcp4b gene encoding calmodulin regulator protein PCP4, which translates to MSERQGSGAMGGNSKNSGGQDASKKDAPEDFDIDMDAPETEKAAVAIQSQYRKFQKKKHDDKS; encoded by the exons ATGAGTGAG aggcAAGGATCAGGGGCAATGGGTGGCAACAGCAAAAACTCTGGAGGACAAG ATGCTTCCAAAAAGGATGCTCCCGAGGACTTTGATATCGACATGGACGCCCCTGAAACTGAGAAGGCAGCTGTCGCCATCCAATCACAGTACAGGAAGTTCCAGAAGAAGAAGCATGATGACAAGTCCTAA